Part of the Etheostoma spectabile isolate EspeVRDwgs_2016 chromosome 21, UIUC_Espe_1.0, whole genome shotgun sequence genome is shown below.
GTAAAATGCTGTACAGTTTTAAGTTTTTCAGTACACAAATTAAACAGTTTAATAAACGAATGTCACACTCGTCAATAGGTCACCGGTTGTCGTGGCTTCGTTTTAAGGGAAAAAAGGTTGATCCTGGGCAATGTGTTTGGAAGAATTTGGTAATCTACATTCAAACGTGCCATTggtttttgtcccccccccccctcccccccatgcACCATCAGAGACATCACACACTAAAGCAGAAGGAAGCAGCAACTTTTTCACTAagcatgttttcattttgatgGAATGCAGTTGATGTTAGCAGTATCTGTAGCTACTAAAATAGCCTTGTGTAACATTGCATAATCTAGTGATGTCACAGTAAACAACACCCATACTGTGTGTGGCCTTATTTctaaatgtagctcagcgtaaattctttcaggaagacctgaCATTGAATCattgctctcttcctaaatcgAATCAGCAGTTGGTGgcattcaccttcctgctaaaccaatcagaatcgtccacacctttaacttttttattcagttgtaTCATTTGCTACCTGCTTTATATTTAACAGGGAACGCTACAACTTACAAGTAGGTTTGATGGTTCCGGACTGAAATACATCAACAACTCTTAGAATAACCCACAATCTGGTACAGACATTCCTGGATCCCAGAAGATGAAACCTGGCGACTTCTTAGATGATCTCCTGACCTTTTAACAAAATCAGcaattttcaacatttgtggttttaagtGAAATACCTCAACTTAAAGTATTGCATGGATTGCAGCACAGACATTATTGTCCCCCTCAGGATGATTTGTAATAACTGTATTCGTCCCTTAACTTGTGTTCAATCCAGAAACAAATGGTACTGTGTGTGTTCGGCTCTGTCATTGACAACCTTCCGTATTTACCTTGATTCTGTGAAAATGATGTGCTTACATGTTCTCTGTATCATCTGCAGAGGCAGATGGGTCTAGCTATAGCGTATCTGcctctaaacaaaaaaaaaaaggtaagtcTCTGCACTGTTTTGATCTGGAGATATTGAATATGACATAGaaatttgatataaatgtgCTTGATGTCTTAAACCAAGGGGATTAAATCATAATCCATTAAGACCACGACtagttttatgttattttgaatAAAGTGCACCACCTGCTGGATTTATTAAAGCAGTGACTACAAAGGTAGAGTATGCGACATCTGCTCGGATAGTAACAACAATGGATGTGATATAATGTGTGTTGGCTTTAAGTGAGAGCGCCAAAACAGATGAGACAATGCTCTAACAATTCAGAGCAATTTCATTTTATATGCATTTCTCTGTTGATGCGGGTCTGTTTGTGGTTGAAACCTTTAAACAAGAGaacaacattttttcaaaagcaAATATCTTGACAGAAATTGTCTGTGATTGTTATTATAtcaaacaataataaataaagcttacaggacacacaccacacacagctggaaatcaacaatatatttttttttttaaagaaggaaCCTATTATctcctgttaaaaaaatatcaaacattttgggaaataggcTTATTCGCTTTCTTATTTGAGCTTTAGATTAGAAGATACCACTTTCCGGTAAACATAAAGTTACgaccagcagctggttagcttagcttagcacgcagactggaagcagggggaaacagctagcccggCTTCGTCCAAACAAAATCCGGCCACAAGCTCTTCTCAAGCTCACTGGGcctaaaaatctgaaaatctatAACAACGCATATTTCCAAAGCTAATATTTGCACGTTGAATCACAGTAAGTAAGTACAAAGATGGTGaggtaaaaagtgcaatatttccTTCTGAACTGCAGTGAAGTATAAAGTAATTTCTGAGGTAAACTTTTTCAGCACTCGTGCCATTTGGTCAAACATAAAGTTAACGgcgttgtttttttccccacatttttaCTTCTCAACATAGATGGGCTTCTGGGCGGATTTATTGTAAgatttgtgagtgtgtggtggATAAAAAAGaacgagagaaaaaaaactacctttCAACTGTGCGGAATTAGCTTTAGATACAGCTATCATAACATGAGacattgaaatatatatatctggTTTATGGTATATTTTTACGGTAATCACGACAACAACAGTACGCAGTTAGCTTACATGCTAACATTGACATTACAAATTAGAAATGgctttgtgtttttaacttGTCCACAGCGTGAATCTCATATATGCTAACGTAACTTGTGTGAGGGCGTTTCAGTGTTCTTAATCcgcaaaataaatacagatcaTTTTTCACTAACTGTAAGAACTGATTTTGTGTAGTCTAGGTTAGCATATTACCCGGAATTACTGTTAGCTAGAGCCGACAGATTTAAGGTTAACTCTAAAAGGTTAgtggttttttttcccaaaataatGCAAAGGTCTCTAATTTATCATGACATCATGGCAGTGAGATTTATACCCCACTGATGCGCGCATCCTTGATTGTTTGTGAACACTAAACAATCTATTATCTACTAACATTACAGCATTTACTATTTATATAATAGATCATTTATACCCTAAGGGATGTCCTACTTTTTATTCAATGTCTGGCAATTTCTTGCAATTTATCACTGTATATTTGGcacttttattgttattttgacaTTTCTGAGAAAAAATTACTAAAACTAACTAATACAGTCCTATACAAAAGCCCCTCTACCttcataatttataataaactTCACCTTGTGTACAGTGAGGTGTTCTCGGTAACCCCATATCAAATGGGGCCAAATGAATATTGAATTATCTAGGATTGTCTTGTCTCGCAGGATTTTTAAAcaatacaaatttaaaacaaaatgacctACATTCTTGATGCCATTACTTCCATTTTCAGTGTATCAGTGTTGCTTTGGTTTTTTTGTCCCTGCTTCGGACTCGGATCTTTGATATAGCTTAATTATGTTGGTGTCATGTAGTGTTTTCCACATGTTTTTCTCCAGCATATAGTCATGGTTGGCGTAGAGAATGACAGgggttttaatatttttctcaaAGTAGTAAGTTGAGTATTTGTTGTAGTCCTCAGTCATGAATCCATATGCATTTACCTgagaacaataaaaacagagaacAGGGACTAAATGATTTGTTAAAAGAACGGTTTGAAATTTTGAGAAATAAGCTCATTGATATTCTTGCCAAGAGTTGAATGAGATCGATACTACTCTCATGTGTATTTGGAAAATtggaagctacagccagcatatgcttagcttatcttagcttggcataaatactggaaaccagggaaaaaaaactcactaaCAGTATCTATAGACGGCATGTGGACACGTTTAATAACTTACAGTGTCGCAGGTATGCAGAGCCAGGAAGAGAGTGAATGCCCCATTGGATGGTCTGATTATTGCCCAGTATGAAGAATTCAGATTAGGAGAATGTAAGAACCTGTGGGCAATGAACAGTGTTAagtgaacatactgtacattaaaaagTCCTTCTACAAATAAAGTTATCACTGTAAATATAAACCattaaaagtcaaatattttagTATGAATGTAAGCAAAGGTTGACCTGTTTCGAACGTATCTGAGGAAATCCTGGTGCAGTACATAGAAGCGGGTCTCATTGTACTGCCCGGCATAGTACGTCCATGGCCTACAGGGTTAAAACACATGACAGAATAACGCAAAGCTAGCGTTCTTGTCTGTACAATGCAGTTAATTCTCTCTGCTGGAAGTTGAGGCAAAATTGGAGCAGGAAAGCACCtcaagttacatttttctatgacAATGAGTTTTGCTTCTAGATTTCTAGATTAAATTACCCTTTTTTTGAAAGGGAGTTTGGTGACTTTCTGCCTGAGCCACAATGGAGCGTATGGTGTATATTGTGAGTGTTTAACATGACTTGTTACATGTACTAACTGATGCCTGATTGCCTTCTTTCACTAATTTAGCAACTTGTAAGTAAaataactttcaaaataaatgtataattgAATCAGATACCGTTTCCATAAACATGGTGACCTGGCGACACATCTTCAGTCCAATATGTTCCAGCACTAGATacactgtgttttgtgtttgtgtgtttatgttaccCTCTTCTAAGTTGTGATAAGAGTTGGTATTCACCTCTTGTTTTTATATGGGCCATCAGCGATTCTTTCCCGTTTGAGAAGACCCTCGAGCCAATTGAAATCCCTCATCCCCTCAGGAACCATCACGTATTTTATACCCTGTCAAAGAGAATAACAAAGAGGATAACAgataagtgtgtatgtgtggggtaTGAAGCATTTTGATATTACAAATAACATACAAGATTGAGTACCTCATCATGAGGGACAGTAGTGAATCCAAACTTCTTGAAGAAATACAGCGAAGATGTGATGGAGTGAGCCGTGTGAATGTACACCGATGTTCTGTTTCCTACGTCTTCCTCGTAACCTTTGGTGACTGCACCGTTCATCCTGCATACACATCCAAATGTAAGCGTGGCctttgtaaattaaattaaacaataaagcaaaagcaaagCAGTGGCAACAAAGTCTCAGGTCCAAAGGTATCTTTTATgtgttaaaaatatatgtacagaTGAATTGGCACCCTAGATTAGGTCCCTAGATTCCCTCATCATCCAACCAAATGGGAAATGGCAATCATCACATCTGTCCCTAAGAATCCCTGTCCACAGGAAAATAATGATTCTAGACCTATTGCTCTAACCTCTGTTGTGTTTAAGTGTATGGATAAGCTCATAGTGAGCACCTACGGCTGGATGTAGGCCCACAGCTAGATCCCTTCCAGTTCACGTACACAAACCAGAGAGGCACCGATGATGCTATTAACAGTATAGTGCACCTAGTGACAAAACACCTGGAGAATCCTAGGGCCTATGGACAGTTGTTGGCAGTGTTATAATACTCAAGACCGGTGTTAAGACCAATTTTTATAGGTCTCGTCTTTGAATCGACTGTATTTTTACTCGACCTTGTCTTGATCTCGGATGAAGAGGATTCAggattttattctattttaaaaCCGGTCACGACAACTGCAGGGATTTCGCTAAATTGCCTGTGCATTGTCTGATTTAGCCCTATGTGTTAAAAATTGCAAATGCAAGCAGTAACTTGACTCATAGCTACTTTGAAATGTGTTACCGTAAAGCTGTCACAaatctggtcttggtcttgactcagtctcaacccctcaaagtcttggtcttgtctcggtctctatacactctggtcttggtgatgacttggtctcAGTTTAGATTTCCGTTCAGCCTTTAACACTCTACTGCCTCATATTCTCCTGAGTACACTCATGTAAGGTAAAGTCTGTACatattaaacaaacaatatacaaTGTTATTTAGTTAGCTTTAGAGATGCTTGGATTTTGTAAACTTTGGatcctgtttccagtctttgtgctgaGCTGAGGTAAGCAGCTGCTGGTGGTAGCTTAATtctttgcatacacacataaaagTGGCATTAATTACCTCATCTCCCTGcaagaaagtgaaaaaagcataatcctcaaaatgtcaaactatatAACAATAATATGGCTACAAATAAGATCCAATTTCCAACAGCTAATTGTTTTTATGAGTTTGATATTAAAGCCTGCAGGACTTTTAATGGTGGagcttaaaataaataatcctaGTGCAGACTGGTAGGACGTTTTCAGCCACAAACATGCAGCAAATTCAGAAATTGTTTAAAACAATATCCTAGTGTAGCATTTACCTCAATCAACTAAAACATGCTGTCCACTTACATTCTTCTTGAAAAAAGCTTGAGAAGGATCTATCCCTAGACTCAAGGTTGTAAATGCTGCCAAATAAGCCTACAGTACACTATTGGTTTGAGGGTAAATCATATTTGCATTGACTTAAGCTTGAGGTTAAAGTCTTGCTCTGGTGATTAGTTAAGCAGTTTGATCAAGTGTTTAAAACACTGTTAATAGACTGTAGTAGTGGGAGCTACAGTACTTTGTATTTTgacatgtgtaaaaaaacatctgtatgGGTAGAACTGGCTTTcattaaatatgtgtttgttCACTTGATGTTAGAACAGCAGTTTAGGAAAGAAACATCCTGGTTGATGGTTAACTCCCAAGCTAAGCAATCTCAAAGCTGGAAACCATAATCTTGAAATCCACACTTGACATCCCTGACTGATCGCCCATACTCTTTGAAGTTTTAGAGTGGTTCGTTGTGTGTAAACAAACTACTGCTCAATGTCTCATCTCAGTGCACTTATAATAATAAGTACACTGACAAATAAAGCCAACGGTTTCAAATATTGGCTCATCACCAGTGTTTTAAAAACCTGGCAAATATTTGAGTTAACTGTAGAAGATGTGAAG
Proteins encoded:
- the LOC116671746 gene encoding alpha-N-acetylgalactosaminide alpha-2,6-sialyltransferase 1 isoform X2 — protein: MSRSTLGAVVETPMPVLSKASFKKLPQWDFDDVYNQDVPPRQTTCTQSLRKSEVKSFRKAFLPNIRLFLYKDSINMSEWNRLSHFNNPFGFMEYKYDDVMASVKLIPKPKEPLLLPKPGGDGCVHCAVVGNAGILNGSKMGKEIDSHDYVFRMNGAVTKGYEEDVGNRTSVYIHTAHSITSSLYFFKKFGFTTVPHDEGIKYVMVPEGMRDFNWLEGLLKRERIADGPYKNKRPWTYYAGQYNETRFYVLHQDFLRYVRNRFLHSPNLNSSYWAIIRPSNGAFTLFLALHTCDTVNAYGFMTEDYNKYSTYYFEKNIKTPVILYANHDYMLEKNMWKTLHDTNIIKLYQRSESEAGTKKPKQH